DNA sequence from the Candidatus Equadaptatus faecalis genome:
AGCGTGGTTTCCAGTGCATCGGAATCCTGCTCGCACAAAGTATGAAAATGAAGACCGTCAAGCATTGTGTACAATTCATCGGTCATTTCGGAATTCCACTGCTGTCTTGTTGTTCCGAGACGGCTGCCAGGAGCGCACGGGTCATATATTGCGTGTCCCTCCTGTGTGGAACATTCGGGATTAATGCGCAGACCGACGGATTTTCCCGCCTTTTTTGCGGTAGGCCCGAATTTTTTCAGCTGCCGCGGGGAATTAAATACAATATGGTCCGCATAGCTCAGCAGTTCGTCGAAATCCTGTTCCCTGTAAGCTGCACAGAAAACGTGCACCTCTTTGCCAGGCATTTCTTCCGCACCTAAACGTGCTTCAAAAAGTCCGCTTGCTTCCGTACCTGTCAGATAATTTGAGAGCAGCGGGTAAAGGTCGTAATTGGAAAACGCTTTCTGCGCAAGCAGAAACTTCGCGCCGGTACGACGCGCTGTGCCGGAAAGAATTTCCCCGTTGCGGCGCAGCTGAGCCTCGTCCAAAATGTATGCCGGTGTCGGAAGCTCCGCAAACAGCTTTGCGGGGGCTTTACCGCCGAGCGCTGCAAACGGTGCGCGTGTTTCCTGTTCTGCCATCAGTCAACCAAAGCGGGGTTGTGATTTTCGCTGCGCGGCAGACCGTATTTGTCCAGTGCGTCAAGGAACGGATCAGGATCAAATTCTTCCACGGTGTGAACTCCGAGTGTCGTCCATTTGCCCGTCAGCATCATTAAAGCCCCGCACATTGCGGGAACGCCCGTTGTGTAGGAAATTGCCTGTGAACCGACTTCGCGGTAGCATTCCTGATGGTCGCAGACGTTGTAGATATAATACGTCTTGTCTTTTCCGTCTTTCTTTCCGGTGAAAATGCAGCCGATGTTGGTCTTGCCGTGCGTACGGGGACCAAGGCTTGCAGGGTCGGGCAGAAGGGCTTTGAGGAACTGAATGGGAACAATTTCCTTTCCTTCGAACGTTATCGGAGTGGTGGAGAGCATGCCGACGTTTTCCAGACATTTCATGTGTGTCAGATAGCTCTGTCCGAAAGTCATAAAGAAGCGTATGCGCTGCACTTCGGGAATATTCAGAGCGATTGATTCAATTTCTTCGTGGTGGAGCAGATACATATCCTTCTGTCCTACCTGATCGAAATTATATTCGCGTTTTACCGACATCGGCGGAATTTCAACCCAGTGTCCGTCTTCCCAGTAGCTTCCGGGTGCGCTGACTTCGCGGAGATTTATTTCAGGGTTGAAATTTGTGGCGAAGGGATAACCGTGGTCCCCTCCGTTGCAGTCGAGAATATCAATCGTATCGATGGAATCGAACTCGTGTTTTTTCGCGTAGGCGCAGTACGCCTGTGTTACTCCGGGGTCAAAACCGCAGCCGAGCAGGGCGGTAAGTCCTGCTTTTTCAAATTTTTCGCGGTATGCCCACTGCCAGGAATAATCAAAGTAAGCTGAGAACCCTGCTTCTTTACAGCGTTTTTCGTATATGGTGCGCCATTCGGGGTCGTCGGTATTTTCCGGTTCGTAGTTGGCGGTGTCCATATAATTGACGCCGCAAATCAGGCAGGCGTCCATAATAGTTAAATCCTGATAGGGAAGCGCGATATTCATAACAAGGTCCGGTTTGTAGCCGCGGATAAGTTCAACCAGTTCGTTCACGTTGTCCGCGTTCACGTGCGCCGTGGTAATTTTTGTAGAGGTTTTCGGTGCCAGTTTTTCAGCCAGCGCGTCACATTTTGACTTAGTGCGCGAAGCAATGCACAGCTCGGTGAATACCTCGCTGACCTGACAGCACTTGGAAATGGCGACAGACGCAACGCCGCCGCAGCCGATAACTAAAACTCTGCTCATTTTAACGACTCCTTTATATTGGTTTGTTTGCTATTTATTCAGCAGCGCCAGCAGAAATTCCCTTAAAACCTTGCAGGCGGCAGCGGTAGACGCGCCCGACTGGTCAAGCATGGGAGCCAGCTCGTTTATGTCAGCACCTGCAATATTGCACTGCGCGGCAGTACGTATAGCGTCCAAAAGCTGCAGGAAAGTTATGCCTCCCGCTTCCGGCGTTCCAGTGCCTGGGAAAACCGAAGGATCAAGACAGTCAAGGTCAATGGTAACGTAGACCGGCGTATTGTCCCTTTTAAGCGCGTTTACTGTGTCTTTCAGTCCGTCCAAAGTCAGCGGGTGCATGTCCGTATGCGCTTCGGCAAAACGGAACTCGTCCCGTTCACCACTGCGTATGCAGAACTGGTGAATTCGTCCGTCTCCCAAAATATCGTGGCACCGGCGCATAACGCAGGCGTGGCTGAGCTTTGTGCCGAGATAATCATCGCGCAGGTCTGCGTGGGCGTCAAAATGAATTATATGCAGATCGGGATAATATTTATGTACCGCACGCACGCTGCCGAGCGTTACGAGATGCTCGCCTCCGATTAAAAAGGGCAGTTTTCCGTCTTTAAGAATGGTTTGTGCCCTGCTTTCAATATCTGCAAGAGCGCTTTCCGTGCTGCCGAAGCTAAGCTCCAGATCCCCGCTGTCAAGCACGGCAAAATCGGTCAGGTCCGCGTCCTGATACGGACTGTAGGTTTCCAGACCGAAACTCTCGTGTCGCATGGCTGCGGAACCGAACCTTGCCCCC
Encoded proteins:
- the nspC gene encoding carboxynorspermidine decarboxylase, whose product is MAEQETRAPFAALGGKAPAKLFAELPTPAYILDEAQLRRNGEILSGTARRTGAKFLLAQKAFSNYDLYPLLSNYLTGTEASGLFEARLGAEEMPGKEVHVFCAAYREQDFDELLSYADHIVFNSPRQLKKFGPTAKKAGKSVGLRINPECSTQEGHAIYDPCAPGSRLGTTRQQWNSEMTDELYTMLDGLHFHTLCEQDSDALETTLNAVEEKFGDVLPRMKWLNFGGGHHVTRPGYDIPRLERCIRRTQEKWGLEVYLEPGEAWALNAGYLVTRVLDLPKNGNTQSAIVDMSAACHTPDVIEMPYLPPLYGAGEAGEKAFNYRLGGPTCLTGDVTGDYSFDEPLKEGQLLTFGDMAIYTTCKNNTFNGMPLPDIWLLTESGELKKLTNFGYQDFKNRLGSRQNH
- the speB gene encoding agmatinase — translated: MKPNIETFIGCDSSYEEAKIVLFGAPFDSTTSFRPGARFGSAAMRHESFGLETYSPYQDADLTDFAVLDSGDLELSFGSTESALADIESRAQTILKDGKLPFLIGGEHLVTLGSVRAVHKYYPDLHIIHFDAHADLRDDYLGTKLSHACVMRRCHDILGDGRIHQFCIRSGERDEFRFAEAHTDMHPLTLDGLKDTVNALKRDNTPVYVTIDLDCLDPSVFPGTGTPEAGGITFLQLLDAIRTAAQCNIAGADINELAPMLDQSGASTAAACKVLREFLLALLNK
- a CDS encoding saccharopine dehydrogenase family protein — encoded protein: MSRVLVIGCGGVASVAISKCCQVSEVFTELCIASRTKSKCDALAEKLAPKTSTKITTAHVNADNVNELVELIRGYKPDLVMNIALPYQDLTIMDACLICGVNYMDTANYEPENTDDPEWRTIYEKRCKEAGFSAYFDYSWQWAYREKFEKAGLTALLGCGFDPGVTQAYCAYAKKHEFDSIDTIDILDCNGGDHGYPFATNFNPEINLREVSAPGSYWEDGHWVEIPPMSVKREYNFDQVGQKDMYLLHHEEIESIALNIPEVQRIRFFMTFGQSYLTHMKCLENVGMLSTTPITFEGKEIVPIQFLKALLPDPASLGPRTHGKTNIGCIFTGKKDGKDKTYYIYNVCDHQECYREVGSQAISYTTGVPAMCGALMMLTGKWTTLGVHTVEEFDPDPFLDALDKYGLPRSENHNPALVD